A single window of Verrucomicrobiota bacterium DNA harbors:
- a CDS encoding undecaprenyl-diphosphate phosphatase, which translates to MPEWIAVVLLGIIEGVTEFLPVSSTGHLLLAENWLPRQSDVFNTVVQCGAVLAVILTFTERLRQFLFQWRDPETRDYLAKLLSAFFITGAGGLILKKLDFELPEEIAPVAWATLIGGILFLAVERWLRNRTLSNAVTWQVAVAAGASQLLAALFPGASRSGMTILAALALGCSRPAATEFSFLLGIPTLLSAGALQTLDALRQPQGPAIDWGMIALGSAVGAVTALAVVRWLLRFVQTHTFVGFAWYRIGLGVILLLLVK; encoded by the coding sequence ATGCCTGAATGGATTGCTGTCGTCCTCCTTGGAATCATCGAAGGGGTCACGGAGTTTTTGCCTGTCTCATCGACCGGCCATTTGCTTTTGGCGGAGAATTGGCTGCCCCGCCAGTCGGACGTATTCAACACCGTCGTGCAATGCGGCGCGGTGCTGGCCGTCATCCTGACCTTCACCGAGCGGCTGCGGCAGTTCCTTTTCCAATGGCGCGACCCGGAGACGAGAGATTATCTGGCCAAGCTGTTGAGCGCTTTCTTCATCACGGGGGCAGGCGGCTTGATCCTGAAGAAACTGGATTTCGAACTGCCTGAAGAAATCGCGCCGGTGGCCTGGGCGACACTGATCGGCGGAATTCTGTTTCTGGCGGTCGAACGCTGGTTGCGGAACCGGACGTTATCGAATGCAGTGACGTGGCAAGTCGCCGTCGCGGCGGGCGCTTCCCAGTTGCTGGCCGCGCTTTTCCCGGGTGCGTCCCGATCCGGCATGACGATCCTCGCGGCGCTGGCCCTGGGCTGTAGCCGCCCCGCGGCGACCGAGTTTTCATTTTTGCTGGGCATCCCGACTTTGCTTTCGGCTGGCGCGCTGCAAACTCTGGATGCGCTCCGGCAGCCGCAAGGGCCGGCGATCGATTGGGGCATGATCGCGCTCGGTTCCGCCGTCGGCGCCGTGACCGCGCTCGCGGTGGTGCGCTGGCTGCTGCGCTTTGTGCAAACCCACACCTTCGTCGGCTTCGCCTGGTATCGGATTGGGCTTGGCGTCATTCTCCTTCTGCTCGTGAAGTGA